In a genomic window of Acipenser ruthenus chromosome 41, fAciRut3.2 maternal haplotype, whole genome shotgun sequence:
- the LOC117434169 gene encoding zinc finger protein 501-like produces the protein MDSVKMESVQIKEEFPELELVPIRVEFSGLASLPIKQELCEMQCDSSQPEVSEIKAEHNELEIPQTEEPLPVKQEEVLETVRIKQEPPEVEFEHMEPVKEESEDFKPNIPELEPVRLRECSVVLERICVREQGAGEEGSPNSTQGGGKEDGRSHSECSLAGSSPAAKARAGAGEYPDCGKGFTQLGNLKAHQRIHTGKKRYCCFDCGKSFSQSGDMKTHQRIHTGKKLYHCFDCGKSFSQSGNLKRHQQIHTGEKPHHCFDCGKSFSQSGDMKTHQRIHTGEKPYRCSDCGKSFNQSGALKRHQQIHTGEKPYCCSDCGKSFSHSGALKRHQRIHTGEKPYCCSNCGKSFRHSGALKRHHRIHTGEKLYSCSDWKELQSVRDSENTPANSH, from the exons atggacagtgtgaagatggaatctgtccagattaaagaggagttccctgaacttgaactggtccccattagagtggagttctctgggctggcttccctccccattaaacaggagctctgtgagatgcaatgtgacagcagccagccagaggtctctgagattaaagctgagcacaatgaattggagatcccccagacagaagaaccccttcctgtgaaacaagaagaggtgctggaaactgtccgtattaaacaggagccccctgaagtagagtttgagcacatggaaccagtgaaggaagaatccgaggacttcaaaccaaacatccctgagctggagcctgtacgcctgcgggagtgtagcgtggtgctggagagaatctgcgtgagagagcaaggcgctggagaggaaggctctcccaacagcacgcaaggaggtggaaaggaagacgggcgctcccattcagaatgcagtctagcag gttccagtccagcagctaaagcgagggcgggcgctggagaatatcctgactgtgggaaaggtttcacccagttaggaaacctgaaagcacaccagcgaattcacacaggaaagAAACGGTATtgctgctttgactgtgggaagagtttcagtcagtcaggagacatgaaaacacaccaacgaattcacacaggaaagaaactgtatcactgctttgactgtgggaagagtttcagtcagtcaggaaacctgaaaagacaccagcaaattcacacaggagagaaaccgcatcactgctttgactgtgggaagagtttcagtcagtcaggagacatgaaaacacaccaacgaattcatacaggagagaaaccgtatcgctgctctgactgtgggaagagtttcaatcagtcaggAGCTCTGAAAAGACATcaacaaattcacacaggagagaaaccgtattgctgctctgactgtgggaaaagtttcagtCACTCAGGAGctctgaaaagacaccagcgaattcacacaggagagaaaccgtattgctgctctaactgtgggaagagtttcaggcacTCAGGAGCTCTGAAAAGACACCatcgaattcatacaggagagaaactgtattcctgctctgactggaAAGAGCTTCAATCAGTCAGGGactctgaaaacacaccagcgaattcacactag
- the LOC131708991 gene encoding zinc finger protein 391-like isoform X1, with translation MDSVKMESVQIKEEFPELEPVPIIVEFSGLASLPIKQELCEMQCDSSQPEVSEIKAEHNELEIPQTEEPLPVKQEEVLETDRIKQELPEVEFDHMEPVKEESEDFKPDIPELELVCLRECSVVLERICVREQGTGEEGSPNSTQGGGKEDGRSHSECSLAGSSPTAKVRAGGGEYPDCGKDFIQLGHLKIHQQTHTGKKQYRCSDCGMSFRDSGTLKTHQRIHTGEKPYCCSDCGKSFSRSGNLKTHQRTHTGDKPYRCSDCGKSFSQSGTLKTHQQTHREKLYCCSDCGKSFSHSGNLKTHQRTHTGEKPYRCSDCGKSFSQSGTLKAHQRTHTGEKPYHCFDCGKSFSFSGDLKKHQRIHTGEKPYRCSDCGKIFSQSGDMKHHQRIHTGEKPYRCSDCGKSFRVKNKLKIHQRIHSMGGGRRWQWGVTFPLQTVHISPNDKRFQ, from the exons atggacagtgtgaagatggaatctgtccagattaaagaggagttccctgaacttgaacctgtccccattatagtggagttctctgggctggcttccctccccattaaacaggagctctgtgagatgcaatgtgacagcagtcagccagaggtctctgagattaaagctgagcacaatgaattggagatcccccagacagaagaaccccttcctgttaaacaagaagaggtgctggaaactgaccgtattaaacaggagctccctgaagtagagtttgaccacatggaaccagtgaaggaagaatccgaggacttcaaaccagacatccctgagctggagcttgtatgcctgcgggagtgtagcgtggtgctggagagaatctgcgtgagagagcaaggcactggagaggaaggctctcccaacagcacacaaggaggtggaaaggaagatgggcgctcccattcagaatgcagtctagcag gttccagtccaacAGCTAAAGTGAGggcgggcggtggagaatatcctgactgtgggaaagatTTCATCCAGTTaggacatttaaaaatacaccaacaaactcacacaggaaagaaacagtatcgctgctctgactgtgggatgagtttcagagattcaggaaccctgaaaacacaccagcgaattcatacaggcgagaaaccgtattgttgctctgactgtgggaagagtttcagtcgctcaggaaacctgaaaacacaccagcgaactcacacaggagacaaaccgtatcgctgctctgattgtgggaagagtttcagtcagtcaggaaccctgaaaacacaccagcaaactcacagagagaaactgtattgctgctctgactgtggcaagagtttcagtcactcaggaaacctgaaaacacaccagcgaactcacacaggagagaaaccgtatcgctgttctgactgtgggaagagtttcagtcagtcaggaaccctgaaagcacaccagcgaactcatacaggagagaaaccttatcattgctttgattgtgggaagagtttcagtttttCAGGCGacctaaaaaaacaccagcgaattcacacaggagagaaaccgtatcgctgctctgactgtgggaagattttcagtcagtcaggagacatgaaacatcaccagcgaattcacacaggagagaaaccgtatcgctgctctgactgtgggaagagtttccgtgttaaaaacaaacttaaaatacATCAGCGAATTCACAGCATGGGCGGAGGTAGGAGGTGGCAGTGGGGGGTGACATTTCCCCTCCAAACTGTCCACATATCACCAAATGACAAACGTTTTCAGTAA
- the LOC117964898 gene encoding macrophage mannose receptor 1-like — MCYNETSKITERYTLIEVLKTWTEAQQYCRENHTDLVSIKNASENENLVKKAQGKPFWIGLFNEPWKWSHQGDNYTFHNWSNKQPNNVGNKQKCVAMKNSGEWNDLNCNAQYPFFCCEGGSSGQCFYEGAEKTWQAAQSYCRNQSRHLPTIQDQDGVNTLRGLIPTTNNTHFWIGLHHDEENWHWSNGDDVIYSNWDPYLFCASVNSDGEWEDSLCSEKKAFMCYNETSTITKRYTLIKELKTWTEAQQYCRKYHTDLVSIKNASENADLVKKAQGTPFWIGLFNEPWKWSHQGDSYTFHNWNTGEPNNVGGNENCVEMKKSGEWNDCGCNSQFPFFCYDDPKTTSPPSTPVSQDAEPSSPPSTPVSQGMECNQFSVIHNPQQEMQNPRAPLPLRSLKVWNAEPSSPPSTPVSQDAEPSSPPSTPVSQDAEPSSPPSTPVSQDAESSSPPSTPVSQGTPVPVDLHLISDSMVWPEAWQYCKDHYTDLVSLTSLAAQNRVLELVRNSTASRFWIGLHRCIVYDNWYWVAGKDNKGLLNYTNWAPGEPNNPYYEHCGEMVLRKDGGSEWNDLCCYEKLPFICFKDQQHS, encoded by the exons agttctgaaaacctggactgaagctcagcagtactgtagagaaaaccacaccgacctcgtcagtataaagaacgccagtgaaaatgaaaacCTAGTGAAGAAAGcacagggcaagcccttctggataggcctgttcaatgagccctggaagtggtcacaccagggggataactacacatttcacaactggagCAATAAACAACCAAACAATGTTGGTAACAAACAGAAATGTGTGGCGATGAAGAATAGTGGTGAATGGAATGACCTTAATTGCAACGCGCAGTACCCtttcttctgctgtgagg gcggctcctctggtcagtgtttctATGAAGGAGCTGAGAAGACATGGCAGGcagctcagagctactgcagaaaccaaAGCAGACACCTGCCCACCATACAAGACCAGGACGGGGTTAATACGCTTAGAGGTCTTATACCTACAACTAATAACACCCATTTCTGGATCGGGCTGCATCATGACGAAGAGAACTGGCATTGGTCCAATGGAGATGAcgtcatctactccaactgggatccatacctcttctgtgcttcagtcaattctgATGGAGAGTGGGAGGATTCACTCTGCAGTGAGAAGAAAGCTTTCATGTGCTACAATG agaccagcacCATCACtaagagatacaccctgattaaagaactgaaaacctggactgaagctcagcagtactgtagaaaataccacaccgacctcgtcagtataaagaacgccagtgaaaatgcagacctagtgaagaaagcgcagggcacgcccttctggataggcctgttcaatgagccctggaagtggtcacaccagggggatagctacacatttcacaactggaacACTGGGGAACCAAACAATGTGGGAGGCAATGAGAACTGTGTGGAGATGAAGAAGAGTGGTGAATGGAATGACTGTGGCTGCAACTCTCAGTTCCCTTTCTTCTGCTATGATG ATCCCAaaaccacaagccccccttccactccggtctctcaag ATGCAGAACCctcgagccccccttccactccggtctctcaaggtatggagtgtaatcagttcagtgtgattcataacccacagcaggaa ATGCAGAACCctcgagccccccttccactccggtctctcaaggtatgga ATGCAGAACCctcgagccccccttccactccggtctctcaag ATGCAGAACCctcgagccccccttccactccggtctctcaag ATGCAGAACCctcgagccccccttccactccggtctctcaag atgcagaatcctcgagccccccttccactccagtctctcaaG GCACTCCAGTCCCTGTGGATCTCCACCTGATCTCTGACAGTATGGTCTGGCCGGAGGCTTGGCAGTACTGCAAGGATCACTACACTGACCTAGTGAGCCTCACAAGCCTGGCTGCACAGAACAGAGTGTTGGAGCTCGTCAGGAACAGCACTGCGTCGCGATTCTGGATCGGCCTGCACAGATGCATTGTGTATGATAACTGGTACTGGGTTGCTGGTAAGGATAATAAGGGGCTCCTAAACTACACTAACTGGGCCCCTGGGGAGCCCAACAATCCTTACTATGAGCACTGTGGGGAGATGGTGCTGAGGAAGGATGGGGGGTCTGAGTGGAATGATCTGTGCTGTTATGAAAagctcccctttatctgtttcaaaGATCAACAACACTCCTAA